Part of the Sorghum bicolor cultivar BTx623 chromosome 1, Sorghum_bicolor_NCBIv3, whole genome shotgun sequence genome, CCCGTCCGTGAGCGGTCGGTGAAAAATCTAGATGGTGATTGACTCATTGGCCTAGACCTACAATGAGCCTTAAGGTTGGAGTTGGACAGCCTtaaatgaaacaaaaatacAATAGTAAACTATATCACGCTAggaatcaaattcatttgattcaaAACAATATGTAAAACTACCTGAGTCAACCACTATGTCCCAAACACGTTCCTTTAGAAAGTGGAACGCGTTCCGCAACTTAAAGAAACGAGACGAAGCTATATACCCTCTACGTTCCATAGTTTATGAGAATGTCGTACCGCGTACCACGGTCCCGTACCACGTACCCTATGTTCCGGAAACTTGGTTGCTAAGATTTGAACAACTAAGATGGACTTGTTCTGAGTAATGGATGGAAATATTGTGATATATATGGTGATGGATGTGACAAATATGTGATATATGTTTCGATGGATGTGATATATATGTGACATCTCATGTTTGTCGTGGTGTAATATAAAAATACACAATTTTAGGTCGATTtgccgagtgcaacactcggcAAATAGGGCTTTGCTGAGTGTCTTGACCATGGTACTCGACAAAGCTAGGAATTTAGACAACATATGGTCACTTTACCGAGTGCTTGTGCCATGACACTCACTAAAACTTGGAACATGGGCACCATATTTCTTAGCTTTGTCGAGTGCCAGGGTccaagcactcggcaaagacttttttatttatttttaaatatttgccaagtGCTCTTTTAGACGACATTCAACaaagattttttaaaaaagtaatAATATATAAAGCCATCTAAAGTGCAAGTACCGTAACAGTATCtttaattttctttgccgagtgctcgaCAAATGACACTCGGTAATGGAGCCTTCGCCGATCCTTTTTTACTGAGTGCTATTTACCGAGTGTGGTACTCGACAAAACCTTTGTGTAAGCACTCGACAAAGAGCTCGTCTCCAGTAGTGCACAAGACCCGAATTTCTACATATATCTAATTAAATGTATATGTACTCAGTCGAATGTTCCAGTGTTGTATGTTGGGCAGGCAATCCATGTGGCCACTCAAACTTTTGGCCGGAATATATTTGTCAGTTGataactatggccttgtttagatttaattttttttaattttgatattatagcactttcgtttttatttaataaatattgtttaattatagagtaactaagtttaaaaattttgtctCAGAATTTACAGGTAAAGTGTGcagttaatttttgtttttatttatatttaatgctctatgcatatatgccgtaagattcgatgtaacgtgaaatcttaaaaagtttttggtttttgggtgaactaaacatggccatATATCTAGTATTTGGCAAGATCATTATTCTTTTATTACTTTTATGTTCCCGAGAGATATGAGGATCGATCACCATGCTCCAACAGGTTCTAGAGTTGACTCAGGGCACTcataatgcaagactctatcacagagtccaagacacttaattacatattatttatggtatttttctgatgtgacagcatatttattgaagaaagaggtagaaaaaataagactcctccaagtccacattgttcgaggtaataaataactttagactctatgatagagtctgcattgtgagtgccctcacAAAGCAGATGACGTGCTATATATGCTACGTTCCAATGAGAACGCGTAGTATGTCGCGTCGATATGCTGCACAGAATAAAGTTGGAAAGAGGAAGCTAAGGCCGTTGCACGACGCGCatgagggcactcacaatgcaagactctatcacagagtccaagacacttaattacatattatttatggtattttgctgatgtggcaacatatttattgaagaaagaagtagaaaaaataagactccaagtcttatttagactccaagtccacattgttcgaggtaataaataactttagactctatgatagagtctgcattgtgagtgccctgacTACCATTAATCATGTTTCTTTAATGTAAGGTAGTTCATACTAGCTGGAAACTAATACGTATGTGTTGTCTCCAGATTATCGCCCGAAGAAGGAAGGGGTGCAAAATTTTGGAGAAGATTGAGACGATGTTTTACCAGAGCAGCATGGAATATTATTATATAGAGTAAAGTCCACCGCCGGTCCCTTAACTTGTACCGTCGTGTCATCCCGGTCTCTAAACTTACAAATCGATCGTTTAGGTCTTCGAACTTGTTCgtctgtgtcatctcggtccttaaacttgttcagttgtgttattccggtccctaaacttagaaatcaccCATTTAGGTCCTTAAATTTGTTCAGCTGTGTCATCCCAGCCCCTAAACTTGGTTTTGAATctcatctgggtcaaaacaaagtaatttaaaaactctatatcaaaaaataattcataactttttcatataaaCTCGAataaagacaaactttataccaaagttgtagtcctcagcacaatctacaactttgtagttgaaaagttttttatttgatgttgtttagtgttataaaatttaattttaaattttaaatttcaaaatctataaacttataaaaaatattttaggaccctaaatgattttaattttaaaacttttcaactgcaaagttgtagatcacgtCGAtgcctacaattttgatataaagtttatctttattcgagttcatatgaaaaagttatgagttatttttcaatataaagtttttagattcgtcCTGTTTTGATTTAGAtgagacttaaaaacaagtttagggaccgggatgacacaattgaacaagtttgaggatcTATATGAGagatttttaagtttagggaccagaATGATACAATcgaacaagtttaggtacctaaacagTCATTTTGCGAGTTTAAGGACCGGAATGACACAcccaaacaagtttagggaccgctgatggactttactctattatatatatctttggttGCTATAAGCAATATCGTttcttcttttatttatttatcctaCAAATTCAAGGCATGAAGTTCGTTCTTAAGTTTACttgaatatatatatttacatTGCCTCTTGCTAAGTTTGGCCGGTATATTAAAAAAATCACTCACAGATGGCACTGCAGCAGGCGCGCGCCTGGAGTGTACGTCCGGATCAAATTATAAACCTTACAACAGTCATGCATcctttttctatatatatatatatatatggaaattcctttgtacacgtacatgtagttactctcatcttcaataaactacattgtgtatgtattcatacttgtttatcagtttgagtatgtttatatactcatattaaaagactctagatcttaccacgcgaaaaaatttcaaaaaaaaattatattttaaatatattactaaaatgccactactatattatatacaataagtataaccatatactctatgtatatatgcatacttaacagacatatcactctagatggtttagtatgatcatatactttgtctatatacatttcgtccggttatatacaccttaaatctagagatacatagacgagagtaactacacgcgtgTAAAGAAACACGTCCAGCCATGCATACTTTACGGGTAACATGCTTGAGCGTAGAAAGGGTAGATATATACAAAACTATGAAGTCAACCAGTCGCGCCCGCAGGCAAGATATTCTGGATTTGCTACCACCGTCCTGCCTCTCTTATATATTCACAAAGCGCTTTCTCCGTTGCCTGAAATTCTGAACCAGCTGCGAAATGGGTCGTCTCTCTTCTTGTAAGAGCACCGCCAGCCTTCTTCTCTGCGTCGCCGTTAGTTTCTTGGCCGAGCTCGTCCTCGTCCATGGCGGGCTGGTTCCGGCGCTGTACGTGCTGGGCGACTCGCAGGCAGACGTCGGGAACAACAACCACCTGCAGCTGTCGCCGCTCAGGGCAAACTTCCCGCGCAACGGCATCGACTACCCGGGGCAGCAGGCCACCGGCAGGTTCAGCAATGGCCACAACTTCGTCGACTTTCTTGGTATGTTCTTATTGATTCGTGGCCATTTGACTCCAAGCTTAGATTTTGGTACTTCTTGATGGCATTAGTCATTAGCAGGAGGATATACTAATGAGATCTGATCATTTGTGCACGAATTCGACCGTGTTCTTGAGGAGTTGAGTGTGTATCAGTTGAGCTGCTGAAACTGATGCGCTGCATAATTTGTACCAATTTCAGCTGGCAGCCTTGGGCTAGCCAGCCCTCCTGCCTACCACTCCATCCGCGACACTGCAGGCAGCAACTCCACATATCTGGACGGCATCAACTTTGCTTCCGGTGGTGCAGGAGTTTGTGACCTCACAAACAAGGTTATTCACAACGGAAACTGTGCTGTTTTGCCTCTACTCTACCTCTATCGACTACCATTACCATCTGGTCACAGACTGACAAAGATGAGCATGCCTTCATGCTGAATTCTGGATCTGCAGGGCCAGTGCTTCAGCTTCGATCACCAAATCGAGTGCGACTACTCGAGCGTCCATTCAGAACTGGTGCGGCAGCTCGGGCAGCCTCAGGCCACGGACCATCTGTCCAAATCCATCTTCGTCGTGGCTATCGGCGGCAACGACATAATCTTCCGCGCCCTGCCCCGGCCCGCCGTCGATTTGACGGCGGAAGTACTGGCAGTaatctccctccctccccaGGAGTTCATCGACTCGCTGGCGCAGACCTTGAGACGCCAGCTGCAGGTGTGTACTGTAGCACTGTAGTGAAGCTGCTGAGGCTCGATCTGACGACTGACGACTGACGACTGCCTGAACAAAACTGCATGCGGATGGATCGATTTTCAGAGGCTCTACGACCTCGGGATGCGCAGGCTCTTCTTCGTCGGCGCGGCTCCCATCGGGTGCGTGCCGCTGATGCGGGAGCTGAGCCTGAGCCGCCGCCTCACCACCGCCGGCGGATGCCACGACGGCGCCAACGACATGTCCGCCCGGTACAACGCGGCGGTGAGGTCCCTCCTCGGCGACATGAGCACGCAGCACCAGGATTTGCAGTACGCCTTCTTCGACACCTACACCACGTTGATGCAGCACATCAAGGAACCAGAAGCAAACGGTACGTACGTACGGGGTGGACAAAATTAATTAGCAGATGCATGCTGCTGCTTGATGGTCAGCTGATGagcggaatatatatatatatactccttgCATGACAATTGACAGGCTATGCCGAGGTGAAAGCAGCGTGCTGCGGTCTCGGGGATAACAATGCCATGTATCGGTGCGGGCGGGTGAGCACGGTGTGCCCCAACAGGACCAACCACATGTTCTGGGACCTCGTCCACCCGACGGAGACCACGTCGCGGAGGCTCACCGGCATTGCCTTCGACGGTTCCTCGCCATTGGTTTCGCCCATAAATGTGAGGACGCTTGTAAGCCAGGAGCGTTGACGTTACGTTGTGATAGACAGTACCAGTTTGGGccaatactatatatatatatatatatatatatatatatatatatatatgtccaaCGGGTCATGTCGGCACGGCCCGACATCGTGCCATGCCGTACCGTAGTTCGTCGTGCTGTTGCGGGTCGTCATGCCTCTATGGGCTTCATACCTGGCCTTCAGCCTAAGGCACAGCTGGTGGCCTCGTTTTCGTGCCGTGCTGGTACACGACATATTTTCATCAATTTTTTCACCAAATGCTGAAACATT contains:
- the LOC8063016 gene encoding GDSL esterase/lipase At5g55050, coding for MGRLSSCKSTASLLLCVAVSFLAELVLVHGGLVPALYVLGDSQADVGNNNHLQLSPLRANFPRNGIDYPGQQATGRFSNGHNFVDFLAGSLGLASPPAYHSIRDTAGSNSTYLDGINFASGGAGVCDLTNKGQCFSFDHQIECDYSSVHSELVRQLGQPQATDHLSKSIFVVAIGGNDIIFRALPRPAVDLTAEVLAVISLPPQEFIDSLAQTLRRQLQRLYDLGMRRLFFVGAAPIGCVPLMRELSLSRRLTTAGGCHDGANDMSARYNAAVRSLLGDMSTQHQDLQYAFFDTYTTLMQHIKEPEANGYAEVKAACCGLGDNNAMYRCGRVSTVCPNRTNHMFWDLVHPTETTSRRLTGIAFDGSSPLVSPINVRTLVSQER